From the Ipomoea triloba cultivar NCNSP0323 chromosome 8, ASM357664v1 genome, the window tcttctccttcttctcccTGCAGCTCTTCATCATCTCATCACCTTCAGAATTCTCAGAAAATCCGGCATTTCTCCGTCGAAACTCGTCCAGAATGCCGTTTAAGAACTCAATTCTCTTCTTGTGCAGTGACACCATCTGCTTCTCCAGGCCTCTGTAACCAAACCACCTCAAAACTGGGAAGAAATCGCAAACATTCGTGGCAGAGATACTAGCAAAGAAAATCTCTCTAAGCCCATTCAGAATCTCTTTCCCTTTCTCCCCTCCAATCTCTTCTTCTTTCACGAACTGTTCCCCGCTCATGATTCTCATCATAGAATTAAAAGTGAACACGCCCGCCAGATTGTTGAAATCCACGGTTAAGTTCCCGTTCCCGTTCTGGGACCCTCTGAAAAtgttagttattattattaagtaacATAAACTGAAGGACAACTTAAATAAGGAGGAACTTGACTCGTAACAGCTAAAGTTTTAGGATTGACAATATTAAACCTGCAGAATAACATTAGTGTTTTGTCTACCACTTCTCTTCTAAATGCTATATGGTGTGTATGCGGAGTTGTGGGAGAACTGTTTTGTTAAAGCTAAACTGAATATTCTAAATTACATAACAGATGCCAAATATatcactatgtatacaaatatacactagttagaaaatgcaccacaataaaaatatacaaaaatatcaaaaaaaaaaaaaaaactaccacacccaaaataatgcaccataactctccCTTGATGCATTTCTAACACTGTGTGATGTATATTTGAAgatgtatatttgcataccatatgttttttggtgatgcttatataattgtacatatttgtgttgtgcattttttaacattagtgtatatttgtatacatagttgTGCCGCTACACTGATGGGACTGCGGCcctgattatgactatatatatgggGAAATACTTACAGTTTGAACAAGGATCGGATCACAGTTCCAATCTCGTCTTCCCGAATAGCGGCAGAGCGCTGGAGGCTGAGCGTTGAGAACAGCTCCACCACCGTCAGCCGGCGCTGGACCCTCCAGAGATCGCCGTGTGGGGCCATGGGGAGGGATTTATAGTCGAAGGAGAAATTGTCGGCGGACATGCTCCGGGGCCGGTTCGCCAGGATGATATCGTTGTTCTTGGTGAAGCAGTCTTCGACGGCCGGCGGGGATGAGACGACGAGAAAACGGCGGCAGCCAAACCGGAGATACAGAACTGGGCCGTGTTTGGCCGACAGGGCGGCTAGAGCTTGGTGAAGGGAGTTTTTGATGAGATAGAGATGGCCGATGATGGGGAGAGAAAGTGGAGCCGGCGGTAGATTTTTGCGGCGATTGGAGAACAACTTTGAGGATAGTACGAGGAGGAGAATTGACAGTAAAACTGCAACGTAGTATTGGATCGCCATGTCTCGGAGGTGACGAGCTTCTAGAGTTGCCAGAACAAAGCAGAGCCAGACAAAGATGATGAATGAAGATATAGTTCAGTGACTTTCAAGGAGAAGACAAGTTATACCCGCTTTCTTataaattcaattatatatttttttatgaaatgaagtaaacaagtcaaagtagtactaaaaaaggAGTGAACAAGTCAAAGCttattaaatttgatattacACAAAATTATCCAAGGAGAAGACAAGTAATACCACTTTCTTAGAAATTCTTTACCCTTAAAATTAAGGAACCACTTTGGTCTTTGGAAGCGATTGTTATGTCATTGAGTCAACGTGGACTcaagtctatgttcacaatttttaaactctatattcagaattttataactttatatttaaattgtgaacatttaatatgtaaatttgtgaatatttatcatataaaaattatgaacattcattatataaattgtgaacatttaatatataaattgtgtaatttttaattttatatctgGTCCATACCTCAGGTCCACAGCAAATTTACCTCCATACTGGGTCCTTATTTGGTCCATTAAtatttggcaaattatgctgtggacctaggtccaccttgcaaggtgggtctgggtccaaaactacgccgtttttgtcttcttttttttttttaaaaaaaaaagaaaaaaatagtaaacatattgttgaatatagagttgtccaaaaatgtgtgaatgtagaggtttcaaagtgtgaatgtagagtatagaaatcgtgaatgtagatttatgattgtgtgaatgtagagttgtccagaaatgtgtgaatgtggaggtttcaaattgtgaatatggagtatagaaatcgtgaatgtagagttacgcatgtgtgaatctgtaatagagttaagaaattctagcaacttgtagccctgtaatgtgtgaatgtggagttctcaagttgtgaatatggagtataggacctatgaatatagagttttgaatgtgtgaatgcataacagtggtaatatagttactaaacatataatcctgtaatgtgtgaatgtggagtttaacaaaatatgaatgtagagtatagtgtatgtgaatgtagagtatagtgtatgtgaatgtagagtatagtatatgtgaatgtagatccaggtccaccttgcaaggtggacctgggtccacgggcATAACAACCCTTAATTTTTGTACTAGTCCGTTCAATTAAATAAGTGGTAGTGAGAGGAACTTGTAGATGTGTTCCTGGGGTTtcagggcaaattattgtgtggaccatggtccacacagctatgtggaccataattaaatgtacatttttaatgtattaaatgtacattatttttgtattgaatgtacattatttttatactataaaaataatgtacattcagtacacaaataatgtacatcccctgaatatagtgtacattatttttatactgaatgtacattacttttatattgaatgtgcattatttaatagtatggtccgcACAGCTGTGGGGACCATGATTGGGGTTTTAGTCCCTCCTTTCtgatcaaaaaataaataaataaataaataagtgatTTCTTAGCGGCCCAATTTCTTTTGTCCGTTTCATTAAATCTGTTACCCTTAATTATATCCCGATTTATTGTGAATCTTCCTAATTCTTCCCCAATAAAACATTCGTctattattccttttttattttttattctattttatgcATCAATTAGAGACTTTAAAATCCAA encodes:
- the LOC116027444 gene encoding cytochrome P450 81C13-like; amino-acid sequence: MAIQYYVAVLLSILLLVLSSKLFSNRRKNLPPAPLSLPIIGHLYLIKNSLHQALAALSAKHGPVLYLRFGCRRFLVVSSPPAVEDCFTKNNDIILANRPRSMSADNFSFDYKSLPMAPHGDLWRVQRRLTVVELFSTLSLQRSAAIREDEIGTVIRSLFKLGSQNGNGNLTVDFNNLAGVFTFNSMMRIMSGEQFVKEEEIGGEKGKEILNGLREIFFASISATNVCDFFPVLRWFGYRGLEKQMVSLHKKRIEFLNGILDEFRRRNAGFSENSEGDEMMKSCREKKEKSPVIETLLRLQNPEFYTNDLIMSIILMVFVAGTETASVTIEWAMSLLLSHPEVLCKLRYEIDNNVGHKRLLNESDLSKLPYLRCVINETLRLYPPVPLLFPHYSSEDCVVAGYDVPKHTTVMVNAWAIHQDPELWEEPEKFKPERFEAMEGEGEGSFNYKFVPFGIGRRSCPGNNMALRLVSLALGACIQCFEWENTKEDKMCEAHLSRSILQKAERLEVICTPRNNCLQFLSQL